The Micromonospora sp. NBC_00421 genome contains a region encoding:
- a CDS encoding acyl carrier protein codes for MTVATYDEIRTQGERRLAKNLKVKTMIIDRLGLEISPEVVSDNQPLFGRGLEMDSLDTLEVVVMVNNEFGVSISDDDAQAFGSVNALLDFIEANEA; via the coding sequence ATGACTGTCGCCACCTACGACGAGATCCGTACCCAGGGCGAGCGTCGGCTCGCCAAGAACCTGAAGGTCAAGACGATGATCATCGACCGCCTCGGGCTGGAGATCAGCCCCGAGGTCGTCTCCGACAACCAGCCGCTGTTCGGCCGCGGCCTGGAGATGGACTCGCTGGACACCCTCGAGGTCGTCGTCATGGTCAACAACGAGTTCGGCGTGTCGATCAGCGACGACGACGCCCAGGCCTTCGGCTCGGTCAACGCCCTGCTCGACTTCATCGAAGCCAACGAGGCGTGA
- the fabG gene encoding 3-oxoacyl-ACP reductase FabG: MSTQFVPGTIALVTGASRGIGAAIAVALAEQGCDVVVNYRSQVAQAEAVAEKIRELGRRALVVGADVADEQQVIAMFKQIRAEWGGVQVAVLNSGVTADGHLAAMSGQKWGDVIATNLTGTFYTAREAVKQMYTSGGALVLISSTSGIAGRPGQGNYSASKGGVIAMARSLAYEVAPRGIRVNLVAPGFIDTDMVKKVPRAVLKEACQAIPLGRMGTAAEVAQAATFLASPAASYITGKVLTVDGGMITG, encoded by the coding sequence ATGAGCACCCAGTTCGTCCCCGGCACGATCGCGCTGGTGACCGGGGCGTCCCGTGGCATCGGTGCCGCGATCGCGGTCGCCCTCGCCGAACAGGGCTGCGACGTGGTCGTCAACTACCGGTCACAGGTGGCCCAGGCCGAAGCGGTCGCCGAGAAGATCCGCGAGCTGGGGCGGCGGGCCCTGGTCGTGGGCGCCGACGTCGCCGACGAGCAGCAGGTCATCGCGATGTTCAAGCAGATCCGCGCGGAGTGGGGCGGCGTGCAGGTGGCGGTGCTGAACTCCGGCGTCACCGCGGACGGGCACCTGGCCGCGATGAGCGGGCAGAAGTGGGGCGACGTGATCGCCACCAACCTGACCGGAACGTTCTACACCGCCCGGGAGGCCGTCAAACAGATGTACACCTCCGGCGGCGCCCTGGTCCTGATCTCGTCCACAAGTGGCATCGCCGGCCGCCCGGGGCAGGGCAACTACTCGGCGAGCAAGGGCGGCGTGATCGCGATGGCCCGGTCGTTGGCCTACGAGGTGGCCCCGCGGGGCATCCGGGTCAACCTGGTCGCCCCCGGGTTCATCGACACCGACATGGTCAAGAAGGTGCCCCGGGCGGTGCTCAAGGAGGCCTGCCAGGCGATCCCGCTGGGACGCATGGGCACGGCCGCCGAGGTGGCCCAGGCGGCGACCTTCCTCGCCTCACCGGCGGCCTCGTACATCACCGGAAAGGTGCTCACCGTCGACGGCGGCATGATCACCGGCTGA
- the sbnB gene encoding 2,3-diaminopropionate biosynthesis protein SbnB — translation MRVLGRDDVRAALDGREGAVLDAVRNAYLLHRAGQSEIPFSSFLRPPGRPGSRIICLPAYLGGTDPVIGVKWISSFPTNLERGLQRASAVSILNDLETGYPVAVLESSQISAARTAAGAAVASEVLHGGTAVRTVGLIGCGTINHRTLAYLTRVHPGIREVALFDAVDEHAKLAAERWAEQFPGIDLTPGDLTSALRAQTVSIATTDSSYWLSLGDHPDRPPDQVVLHLSLRDLDVASILRGYNVVDDVDHVCREQTSLHRTELELGHRGFIHATIGGLLSGDPIAKPTSANTIFSPFGLGVLDLAVSVEVVRAAEAGGTGITVDGFEPGSHQITSQLTGGKA, via the coding sequence ATGAGGGTTCTGGGCCGGGACGACGTACGGGCGGCCCTGGACGGCCGGGAGGGGGCCGTGCTGGACGCCGTGCGCAACGCCTACCTGCTGCACCGCGCGGGGCAGTCCGAGATCCCCTTCTCCAGTTTCCTGCGGCCGCCGGGCCGACCCGGTTCCCGGATCATCTGCCTCCCCGCCTACCTGGGCGGCACGGACCCGGTGATCGGGGTCAAGTGGATCTCCTCGTTCCCGACGAACCTGGAACGCGGCCTGCAACGGGCCTCGGCGGTCTCCATCCTCAACGACCTGGAGACCGGCTACCCGGTGGCGGTCCTGGAGAGCAGCCAGATCTCGGCGGCCCGGACGGCCGCGGGCGCGGCGGTCGCCAGCGAGGTGCTGCACGGCGGCACCGCGGTGCGGACCGTCGGGCTGATCGGCTGCGGCACCATCAACCACCGCACGCTTGCCTACCTGACCAGGGTGCACCCCGGAATCCGCGAGGTGGCGCTCTTCGACGCGGTCGACGAGCACGCGAAGCTGGCCGCCGAGCGGTGGGCCGAGCAGTTCCCCGGCATCGACCTCACCCCCGGCGACCTGACCTCGGCCCTGCGGGCGCAGACGGTGAGCATCGCCACCACCGACTCGTCGTACTGGTTGAGCCTGGGCGACCACCCGGACCGGCCGCCGGACCAGGTCGTCCTGCACCTGTCGCTGCGCGACCTGGACGTGGCCTCGATCCTGCGCGGTTACAACGTGGTCGACGACGTGGACCACGTCTGCCGGGAGCAGACCTCGCTGCACCGGACCGAGTTGGAGCTCGGCCACCGCGGTTTCATCCACGCCACCATCGGCGGCCTGCTCAGCGGCGATCCGATCGCCAAGCCGACCAGCGCGAACACCATCTTCTCCCCGTTCGGTCTCGGCGTGCTCGACCTCGCGGTCTCCGTCGAGGTGGTCCGGGCCGCCGAAGCCGGCGGAACCGGCATCACCGTCGACGGCTTCGAGCCGGGAAGCCACCAGATCACCAGTCAACTCACCGGAGGAAAGGCATGA